Proteins encoded in a region of the Capsicum annuum cultivar UCD-10X-F1 unplaced genomic scaffold, UCD10Xv1.1 ctg35899, whole genome shotgun sequence genome:
- the LOC124891469 gene encoding uncharacterized protein LOC124891469, which yields MDSPWPFAAWGIDFIGPIEPPASNRHHFIVFAIDCFTKWVEASKHKAVTKKVVADFVRNNLVCRFGIQELIITDNGSNLNSDLMREICEKFKIYHQNSTAYRPQMNEVVEAANKNIKRILRKIVDSNREWNEKLSYSLLRYRTTIRTSTGATPYMLVYGSEAMIPAEVEIPSLRIIPEVGLDDTKWIRSRIEQLMLIDEKKIRRNLSWSTLSK from the coding sequence ATGGATTCTCCTTGGCCGTTTGCTGCTTGGGGCATTGATTTTATTGGACCCATAGAGCCTCCTGCGTCCAATAGACACCATTTTATCGTGTTTGCTATTGATTgcttcacaaagtgggttgaggccTCGAAACATAAGGCCGTAACCAAGAAGGTGGTAGCAGATTTTGTTCGCAACAACTTAGTCTGCCGGTTTGGAATTCAAGAATTAATCATAACAGATAATGGATCCAATCTTAATAGTGACCTGATGAGAGAGATTTGCGAAAAGTTTAAGATCTATCATCAAAATTCCACGGCGTATCGACCACAAATGAATGAAGTAGTTGAAGCTgcaaacaagaatatcaagaggaTTTTGAGGAAGATAGTGGACAGTAATAGAGAATGGAATGAGAAGTTGTCATATTCTTTACTTAGATATCGTACCACAATCAGAACTTCTACTGGGGCAACTCCCTACATGTTGGTTTATGGGTCGGAAGCAATGATACCTGCAGAAGTGGAGATACCCTCATTAAGAATTATCCCTGAGGTTGGTCTAGATGACACCAAATGGATTCGTAGCCGGATCGAGCAGTTGATGCTTATTGATGAAAAAAAGATTAGACGCAATCTGTCATGGTCAACTCTATCAAAATAG